The Conexivisphaera calida genome includes a region encoding these proteins:
- a CDS encoding AAA family ATPase produces the protein MIWTEELRPKRVEEMVGNEDARALFVRWLRSWAPGTRPSLLLGPPGTGKTTLVHAAAEELGYDVLELNASDYRTKDMLEKRLKPAMGGLTIFGSRILVFLDEVDGLYGRSDYGGAEYLLSLISSITVPLAMAANRDDIGYMPDVEKASLVIRFRRVPARLVELYLRYLLRQKKASLPDDVLEEVVRYARGDVRAAVNALESAVYSGSFEGGYRDVKLTLKDAISEAASSRSVDVAYARLRAADAQPRDKIAAVYASLSMGYTGDPRRFVQSMRALSDADILYSRIMRTQNWKLLRYLDYMLAESLASTFVTYSEYDAPYEISSRAWGEGRILKKLVAYMARSLHMSTGEFAAYAFDAFVLSVAGHEEVIKRIAQLIDEDYDSFKEFVEGERARILGLEAPKSSTRERQRRGRRIDR, from the coding sequence TTGATTTGGACGGAGGAGCTTCGGCCCAAGAGGGTCGAGGAGATGGTGGGCAACGAGGACGCTAGGGCGCTCTTTGTCAGATGGCTTAGGAGCTGGGCACCGGGAACTAGGCCGTCCCTCCTCCTAGGTCCTCCCGGCACGGGAAAGACCACGCTGGTGCACGCTGCGGCCGAGGAACTTGGATATGACGTATTGGAGTTGAATGCAAGCGATTATCGTACCAAGGACATGCTGGAGAAGCGGCTCAAGCCCGCGATGGGCGGCCTCACAATCTTTGGCTCTAGAATACTGGTGTTCCTCGACGAAGTGGATGGCCTCTACGGGAGGTCTGACTATGGAGGGGCCGAGTATCTCCTCTCGCTGATATCATCGATCACGGTGCCGCTGGCCATGGCGGCCAATCGCGATGACATCGGCTACATGCCGGACGTGGAGAAGGCGTCGCTCGTCATAAGGTTCAGGCGCGTCCCAGCTAGGCTGGTAGAACTCTACCTGCGGTACCTCCTGAGGCAGAAGAAGGCCTCTCTCCCGGACGATGTGTTGGAGGAAGTGGTCAGGTACGCGAGGGGCGACGTGAGGGCTGCAGTGAATGCGTTGGAGTCGGCCGTCTACTCCGGGTCATTTGAGGGCGGCTATCGGGATGTGAAGTTAACGCTGAAGGATGCGATATCCGAGGCAGCATCATCGCGTTCCGTGGACGTGGCCTATGCGAGGCTCAGGGCGGCTGATGCACAGCCCAGGGACAAAATAGCGGCGGTCTACGCGTCCCTCTCAATGGGTTACACAGGCGATCCTAGAAGGTTCGTCCAGTCCATGAGGGCGCTCTCCGACGCCGATATTCTGTACTCAAGGATCATGCGGACACAGAACTGGAAGCTGCTCAGGTATTTGGATTACATGCTGGCCGAAAGCCTTGCCAGCACTTTCGTCACATACTCGGAATACGACGCACCATATGAGATCTCGTCGAGAGCCTGGGGCGAGGGGCGCATCCTGAAGAAACTCGTCGCGTACATGGCTCGCTCCCTTCATATGTCGACCGGCGAATTCGCCGCATACGCGTTCGACGCATTCGTACTCTCAGTCGCTGGGCATGAAGAGGTCATCAAGAGGATCGCTCAGTTAATCGACGAGGATTACGATTCCTTCAAGGAGTTCGTTGAGGGGGAAAGGGCCCGGATCCTGGGGCTTGAGGCACCGAAGAGCAGTACACGGGAGAGGCAGCGCCGCGGCAGACGTATTGATAGATAG
- a CDS encoding transposase, protein MRTLFNLALGALMAHLGALVDGRTARNAKYSSEALLRCLIHLSARGAYAESGLGALADNGHRVPSPDTLFYRLERVDPMEALEAMNDANAELLGHAPRGRGVPPMVAIDYTEEPYYGRRDSMVMRGKMKDGTTYFHTYATVSTVGMDERAKLTLHALPVTPFSSKEEVVGRLLEEAGSLLRARPSLLLMDRGFFAVEVLSMLQRMGMRFIVPAVANSRVKGIIEAYARGELPPVVEYRMGSDEEDGKGVDFYLVIARRRDAKDDDPPSKRYIAFATNVPFEDPEDMVRRIPEEYRARWGIETSYRVQDGFEAKTCSRSHTIRIVYFLLSVILYNSWAMMALMGTGRATTYRYRDYIAEEAVKVPWMEVGYMMGAG, encoded by the coding sequence ATGAGGACCCTCTTTAACTTGGCGCTCGGCGCGCTCATGGCCCACCTGGGAGCGCTCGTCGACGGGAGGACCGCGAGGAACGCGAAGTACTCGTCTGAGGCGCTGCTGCGCTGCCTGATCCACCTCTCCGCCAGGGGAGCGTACGCGGAGTCCGGGCTGGGGGCGCTGGCGGACAACGGCCATCGCGTGCCCTCCCCAGACACCCTGTTCTACAGGCTGGAGAGGGTGGACCCGATGGAGGCCCTCGAGGCGATGAACGATGCGAACGCGGAGCTCCTGGGGCACGCGCCCAGAGGGAGGGGAGTGCCGCCCATGGTGGCGATAGACTACACGGAGGAGCCGTACTACGGGAGGCGCGACTCCATGGTGATGAGGGGGAAGATGAAGGACGGCACCACCTACTTCCACACATATGCGACCGTGAGCACGGTGGGCATGGACGAGAGGGCCAAGCTCACGCTCCACGCGCTCCCGGTCACGCCCTTCAGCTCGAAGGAGGAGGTCGTGGGGAGGCTGCTGGAGGAGGCGGGCTCCCTCCTGCGCGCGAGGCCCTCGCTCCTACTCATGGACAGGGGGTTCTTCGCCGTCGAGGTCCTCTCCATGCTGCAGCGCATGGGGATGCGGTTCATAGTGCCGGCCGTGGCCAACAGCCGCGTGAAGGGGATCATAGAGGCGTACGCGAGGGGCGAATTGCCTCCCGTGGTCGAGTACAGGATGGGAAGTGATGAGGAGGATGGGAAGGGCGTGGATTTCTATCTGGTGATAGCTAGGAGGAGGGATGCCAAAGACGATGATCCTCCGTCGAAGAGGTACATTGCGTTCGCGACGAACGTGCCGTTCGAGGACCCCGAGGACATGGTCAGGAGGATTCCGGAGGAGTACAGGGCGAGGTGGGGCATAGAGACCTCCTACAGGGTGCAGGACGGGTTCGAGGCAAAGACGTGCAGCAGGAGCCACACGATCAGGATAGTCTACTTCCTGCTCTCCGTAATCCTGTACAACTCATGGGCGATGATGGCCCTGATGGGTACCGGGAGGGCGACTACCTACAGGTACAGGGATTACATCGCGGAGGAGGCAGTGAAAGTGCCGTGGATGGAGGTGGGGTACATGATGGGCGCAGGATAA
- a CDS encoding phosphoribosyltransferase, giving the protein MTERRLVTWEEFGRLAESLTDAIVRGGRRHELVIGILRGGCPLALMVADRLGARVDFLNIKSYSGIGERSSPTVLSTITEDAAGKDVIIVDDLVDEGATMSFAIDFIGDRYSPKSVETAALFVKPWSKFIPNYHLGVVREWVIFPWELCEFGTEGCKSGVVRARST; this is encoded by the coding sequence TTGACCGAACGGCGCCTCGTGACATGGGAGGAATTTGGGCGGCTCGCCGAATCCCTCACCGACGCCATAGTGAGGGGTGGCAGAAGGCATGAACTCGTGATAGGAATACTCAGGGGAGGTTGTCCGCTGGCCCTCATGGTCGCGGACAGGCTGGGCGCCCGTGTGGACTTCCTGAACATTAAGTCCTATTCTGGAATTGGTGAGAGGAGCTCACCGACAGTCCTATCCACGATCACGGAGGATGCGGCTGGAAAGGACGTGATAATAGTGGACGATCTCGTGGATGAGGGTGCTACCATGTCATTCGCGATCGACTTCATAGGAGATCGTTACTCGCCCAAGTCCGTGGAGACCGCTGCCCTCTTCGTGAAACCTTGGAGTAAGTTTATACCGAACTATCATCTGGGGGTGGTCAGAGAATGGGTGATATTCCCCTGGGAACTGTGCGAGTTCGGAACGGAGGGATGCAAGTCGGGGGTCGTGCGGGCTCGATCGACATAG
- a CDS encoding DNA-directed RNA polymerase subunit H, which yields MTDQKPKIQIKPSEHVLVPKHEIVGEEERRTILERYGIRPDQLPYILSSDPAAKEIGAQPGDIVKVTRRSQTAGVSIYYRYVVEG from the coding sequence TTGACCGATCAGAAGCCCAAGATACAGATCAAGCCCTCCGAGCACGTGCTAGTGCCCAAGCACGAGATCGTGGGGGAGGAGGAGCGCAGGACCATTCTTGAGAGGTACGGCATAAGGCCGGACCAGCTTCCCTACATATTGTCCTCAGATCCCGCCGCCAAGGAGATAGGGGCGCAGCCCGGGGACATCGTTAAGGTGACGCGCAGGAGCCAGACCGCCGGGGTATCCATATACTACCGGTACGTGGTGGAGGGGTGA
- a CDS encoding DNA-directed RNA polymerase subunit B: MRNSSAAELFDGWPVVEEILKAEGVARQHLNSYNDFIDRGLQAIIDEIGGFDVETPTGTYHVKFGKVEVGRPQVTEIDGSTSYITPMEARLRNLTYAAPIYLEFMVEDPKAPGGYMKQSFVIGYLPVMVRSKICALNGLSREELISLGEDPEDPGGYFIVNGSERVIVGLEDLSPNMIFATKEKTGVTETYKAIVHSSIVGFRSRVELVLKGDGGIYAKIPLSPVEIPFVVLIKALGVENDREIADMVSTRPELQELLEISFEKALDVRTQKDALVYIGNRVAHGMSESMRVKRAETLLDIHLLPHLGRKEGRYDKALYLAEAANKLLELKMGWIEEDDRDHYGNKMVKLAGELLADLFRTAFRNLIKDMRYQLSRIGQRRGIGAVGAVIKLGIVTDKLSSALATGNWGKGSVGITQLLDRTNYLSTLSHLRRVQSPLSRSQPNFDARELHPTQFGRMCPVETPEGSNCGLVKNLALYAVISVNVPEQDVLDFLYSSGVAPVGSAEASEEPMAKVIVNGRVVGYARDPEKLVNIVRRARRRGEVSPDVSVYYYRPLDPRATLRIFLHTHAGRVLRPLVLVENGKPKLTREHVEKLRRGEIAWRDLLRMGVLELLDANEEENAYVALKPDDLTPEHTHLELYPPAMLGVVASIVPYPEHNQSPRNTYETAMGKQALGFPHTNYFLTLYSRQHLLVYPQKPLVRTKIMDLIGLDRHPLGQNAVVAVLSFEGYNIEDAIVMNRASIERGLGRSFFYRTYEAVAQQYPGGSKDKFEAPRPEDNVRGYRGEKYYRLLEPDGAVMAEAEVSGGDVLVGKTSPPRFIEEYREAEARGLYRRDSSIALRPSERGVVDTVILTQTVEGYRTFRIRVRDQRIPELGDKFASRHGQKGVVGMIVDPEDMPYTEDGVIPDIIVNPHAFPSRMTVGQFLESIAGKAAALRGKPVDASAFSGEPVDDLRKELIARGFKPTGKEVMYDGRTGRRFEAEIFIGVVYYQKLHHMVADKIHARARGQVQMLTKQPTEGRARGGGLRFGEMERDCLIAYGASMLLRDRLLEESDKTEVYVCERCGYIAYYDRRQQKLVCRVCGENAKISKVTVAYAFKLLLQEIMSLGIAPRLQLGGRA; encoded by the coding sequence TTGAGGAACTCCTCCGCCGCGGAGTTGTTCGACGGATGGCCCGTCGTCGAGGAGATACTGAAGGCAGAGGGAGTCGCGAGGCAGCACCTGAACTCATACAACGACTTCATAGATCGTGGCCTTCAGGCAATAATAGATGAGATAGGCGGCTTCGACGTGGAGACGCCCACCGGCACCTACCACGTCAAGTTCGGAAAGGTCGAGGTGGGCAGGCCGCAGGTGACAGAGATAGATGGTTCCACGAGCTACATAACGCCGATGGAGGCTAGACTCAGGAACCTTACCTACGCGGCGCCCATCTACTTAGAGTTCATGGTGGAGGACCCGAAGGCACCCGGCGGCTACATGAAGCAGTCGTTCGTGATAGGCTACCTTCCGGTCATGGTCCGCTCCAAGATCTGCGCGCTGAACGGCCTCTCCCGCGAGGAGTTGATATCACTGGGAGAGGATCCCGAAGACCCCGGAGGATACTTCATAGTCAATGGATCGGAGAGGGTGATAGTAGGTCTCGAGGACCTCTCGCCCAATATGATCTTCGCCACAAAGGAGAAGACGGGAGTCACCGAGACTTACAAGGCCATAGTTCACTCATCCATAGTGGGATTCCGCTCCAGGGTGGAGCTGGTCCTCAAGGGGGACGGCGGCATCTACGCCAAGATACCCCTCTCACCCGTGGAGATACCGTTCGTGGTCCTCATAAAGGCGCTCGGGGTCGAGAACGACCGCGAGATAGCTGACATGGTATCGACCAGGCCTGAGCTGCAGGAGCTTCTCGAGATCTCCTTCGAGAAGGCGCTGGACGTGAGGACCCAGAAGGACGCCCTCGTCTACATAGGCAACAGGGTGGCCCATGGCATGAGTGAGAGCATGAGGGTCAAGAGGGCCGAGACTCTCCTGGACATACACCTGCTTCCTCACCTGGGAAGGAAGGAGGGCAGGTATGACAAGGCGCTATATCTGGCTGAGGCCGCCAACAAGCTTCTGGAGCTCAAGATGGGATGGATAGAGGAGGACGATCGCGATCACTACGGGAACAAGATGGTGAAGCTAGCTGGCGAGTTGCTAGCCGACCTCTTCCGGACCGCGTTCAGGAACCTGATCAAGGATATGCGTTATCAGCTATCTAGGATAGGGCAGCGCAGAGGCATAGGCGCGGTGGGTGCCGTCATAAAGCTCGGCATAGTAACGGACAAGCTGAGCAGCGCTCTTGCTACCGGTAACTGGGGCAAGGGCAGCGTGGGAATAACGCAGCTCCTCGACAGGACCAACTACCTCTCAACCCTGAGCCATCTCAGGCGCGTCCAGTCGCCCCTGAGCAGGAGCCAGCCCAATTTCGATGCTAGGGAGCTTCACCCGACGCAGTTCGGCAGGATGTGTCCCGTGGAGACCCCCGAGGGCTCGAACTGCGGTCTGGTCAAGAATTTAGCGCTCTACGCGGTCATATCGGTCAACGTGCCGGAGCAGGACGTGCTGGACTTCCTCTACAGCTCAGGTGTGGCGCCCGTTGGATCTGCCGAGGCCTCCGAGGAACCTATGGCGAAGGTTATAGTGAATGGACGGGTCGTCGGCTATGCGCGGGACCCTGAGAAGCTCGTGAATATCGTCAGGAGGGCAAGGCGTAGGGGTGAGGTAAGCCCCGATGTCAGCGTGTACTACTACAGGCCCTTGGACCCCAGGGCAACACTTCGCATATTTCTGCACACCCACGCCGGAAGGGTCCTGCGTCCACTGGTACTCGTCGAGAACGGGAAACCTAAGCTCACACGTGAACATGTGGAGAAGCTGAGGCGTGGTGAGATAGCGTGGCGTGATCTTCTGAGGATGGGGGTCCTTGAGCTCCTGGACGCGAACGAGGAGGAGAACGCCTACGTGGCGCTCAAGCCGGATGATCTCACCCCGGAGCACACGCACCTAGAGCTCTACCCACCCGCCATGCTGGGAGTGGTGGCATCGATAGTGCCATATCCAGAGCACAATCAGTCCCCTAGGAACACGTATGAGACTGCGATGGGCAAACAGGCCCTCGGGTTCCCGCACACGAACTATTTCCTGACGCTGTACTCAAGGCAGCACCTGCTCGTCTATCCCCAGAAACCACTCGTCAGGACTAAGATAATGGACCTGATCGGGCTCGACAGGCATCCACTTGGCCAGAACGCGGTCGTGGCGGTTCTCTCGTTCGAGGGATACAACATAGAGGATGCGATAGTCATGAACAGGGCATCTATAGAGAGGGGTCTGGGCCGCTCATTCTTCTACAGGACATATGAGGCAGTCGCGCAGCAGTATCCAGGAGGTAGCAAGGACAAATTCGAGGCGCCGAGGCCAGAGGACAATGTGAGGGGCTACAGGGGCGAGAAGTACTACAGGCTCCTTGAGCCGGATGGCGCCGTCATGGCAGAGGCCGAGGTATCCGGCGGTGACGTGCTGGTCGGCAAGACCAGCCCGCCGAGGTTCATAGAGGAGTACCGCGAGGCAGAGGCCAGGGGCCTCTACAGGAGGGACTCGTCGATAGCCTTGAGGCCGAGCGAGAGGGGCGTAGTTGACACTGTGATACTAACGCAGACCGTGGAGGGCTATCGCACCTTCAGGATCAGGGTCAGGGACCAGAGGATACCCGAGCTCGGGGACAAGTTCGCATCTAGGCACGGCCAGAAGGGAGTCGTGGGCATGATAGTGGATCCCGAGGATATGCCCTACACTGAGGACGGGGTGATACCCGACATAATAGTCAACCCGCACGCGTTCCCATCTAGGATGACGGTGGGCCAGTTCCTGGAGTCAATAGCCGGGAAGGCCGCCGCCCTCAGGGGCAAGCCCGTGGACGCAAGCGCCTTCTCCGGGGAACCCGTGGATGACCTGAGGAAGGAGCTGATAGCGCGCGGCTTCAAGCCGACCGGAAAGGAGGTGATGTACGATGGAAGGACGGGGAGGAGGTTCGAGGCAGAGATATTCATCGGTGTTGTCTATTACCAGAAGCTTCATCACATGGTGGCCGACAAGATCCACGCTCGCGCTCGCGGCCAGGTGCAGATGCTCACCAAACAGCCCACCGAGGGGCGTGCCCGTGGAGGCGGGCTGCGGTTCGGCGAGATGGAGAGGGACTGCCTGATAGCCTACGGAGCCTCGATGCTCCTACGCGATCGTCTACTAGAGGAGTCGGACAAGACCGAGGTCTACGTGTGCGAGCGCTGCGGCTACATAGCCTACTACGACAGGAGGCAGCAGAAGCTCGTCTGCAGGGTCTGCGGTGAGAACGCCAAGATATCAAAGGTCACCGTGGCCTATGCGTTCAAGCTCCTCCTTCAGGAGATAATGAGCCTGGGAATCGCGCCTAGGCTGCAGCTGGGAGGTAGAGCCTGA
- a CDS encoding DNA-directed RNA polymerase subunit A', with translation MMFEAPKVVRAIKFGVFLPTEIRKYSVVEITIPETYDEDGLPIPGGLMDNRLGVLEPGQVCGTCGNPAPECPGHFGHIELAEPVVHASFADDIKQLLTVTCRSCGRLLIPEAEIEAYRKELEENAPYKPDLGEKIAKEIYAKARKAKICPHCGAKKLEVEFTRPHIFHEIMEDGSAVRLTPAVIRERLEKITDDDYRLLGYDPSSARPEWFVLQVLPVPPVSMRPSITLESGVRSEDDLTHKLVDIVRTNARVKEAKESGSPPLIMQDLMDLLQYHVTTYFDNEASSIPPAHHRSGRPLKTLSQRLKGKEGRFRGSLSGKRVDFSARTVISPDPSMDISEVGVPVEVAKKLTVPERVTPWNIEFLRELVRNGPGKYPGANYIVRPDGVKIRLEFVPDRDAYASSLEVGYVVERHLMNGDVVLFNRQPSLHRMSIMAHYVRVLPYRTFRLHPAVCPPYNADFDGDEMNLHVPQGEEARSEAHELMSVQGQIISPRYGGPIIGAIRDYLSAGYLLTKDDTLLDPQTFAYLAYEGGYTGPLPEPAVKDPTPMYSGKQLFSLFLPRGFNYVLTSRWAKSMRKRRDVVVRDGQLVSGIIDKASIGAEEPDSLLHRIVKDYGNEEARRFLNSVLKVLKEYITDRGFSYGYDDLEIPADVKAQIKEAVDEAYRKIQQYVDDYMNGRMTPVRGLRLEDVLEQKIMDALGEARDRAGELLERVLPSNNPGVIMSRTGARGSSLNLGQMMALLGQQAVRGKRIKRGYRHRPLPHFKEGEPSPDAYGFVKSSFRDGLTPIEFFYHSMAGREGLVDTAVRTQQSGYMQRRLVNAMEHLRVEYDYTVRDPEGNIIQFTYGEDGIDPAKSDHGEAVNLDRLADTIMLNDDPSEPRATQDEKASILSKYGGDLNEHVRDKLRSVLMSREMSVKSAEAICSRAIQMIDAARIEPGEAAGIVSAQSIGEPGTQMTLRTFHFAGVKEKDVTLGLPRLIELVDARKQPSTPVMEIYLDEEHRRDRDKALEVAREILFTRVGDIASSVEIDYSTGSVVISLNRGLLEDRGCTVEEVAKALSVGKRKVEYDSDSATISVSLESFDITSLYSLRDKVLRTRVKGIAGINRVSLEERDGEWVIVTSGSDLRKVFQIPGVDPTRTRTNSINEIAMVLGIEAARQALIEEMLSTLEEQGLEVDVRHIMLVADLMTHKGIVQQVGRHGVAGTKASILARAAFEITVPTLAEAAAKGETDELRGVTENVIVGGIIPVGTGMVDLYMSSAGEGGAQ, from the coding sequence ATGATGTTCGAGGCCCCGAAGGTGGTCCGGGCCATAAAGTTCGGCGTTTTCCTGCCGACCGAGATAAGGAAGTACTCGGTCGTCGAGATAACTATACCGGAGACCTACGACGAGGACGGCCTCCCGATACCGGGCGGCCTCATGGATAACAGGCTGGGCGTCCTCGAGCCAGGCCAGGTCTGCGGCACCTGCGGAAATCCCGCGCCGGAGTGCCCCGGCCACTTCGGTCACATAGAGCTTGCCGAGCCCGTGGTTCACGCGTCGTTTGCCGACGACATAAAACAGCTCCTCACAGTCACCTGCAGGTCGTGCGGTCGCCTCCTGATCCCGGAGGCAGAAATAGAGGCCTACAGGAAGGAGCTGGAGGAGAACGCCCCGTACAAGCCGGATCTGGGCGAGAAGATAGCTAAGGAGATCTACGCAAAGGCCAGGAAGGCCAAGATATGTCCTCACTGCGGCGCGAAGAAGCTTGAGGTTGAGTTCACGAGGCCCCATATATTCCACGAGATAATGGAGGATGGAAGCGCAGTGAGGCTAACTCCCGCAGTCATAAGGGAGCGCCTCGAGAAGATAACCGACGATGATTATCGTCTCTTGGGCTACGATCCGAGCTCCGCCCGGCCTGAATGGTTCGTGCTGCAGGTGCTTCCCGTGCCGCCCGTCTCCATGAGGCCCTCGATAACCCTCGAGAGCGGAGTGAGGTCGGAGGACGACCTCACGCACAAGCTGGTCGACATAGTGAGGACCAATGCGCGCGTGAAGGAGGCCAAGGAGTCCGGCTCTCCACCGCTCATCATGCAGGATCTGATGGACCTACTCCAGTATCACGTGACCACTTACTTCGACAACGAGGCATCCAGCATACCTCCAGCCCATCACAGGTCAGGGCGCCCCCTCAAGACGCTCTCCCAGAGGCTCAAGGGCAAGGAGGGCCGCTTCAGGGGGAGCCTTTCCGGCAAGCGCGTGGACTTCTCAGCCAGGACCGTGATATCACCAGATCCGAGCATGGATATATCCGAGGTGGGCGTGCCGGTCGAGGTGGCGAAGAAGCTGACAGTTCCCGAGCGCGTCACTCCATGGAACATAGAGTTCCTGAGGGAACTCGTGAGGAACGGTCCCGGGAAGTATCCGGGCGCAAACTACATAGTGAGGCCGGACGGCGTCAAGATAAGGCTGGAGTTCGTCCCCGACAGGGATGCCTACGCCAGCTCCCTCGAGGTCGGGTACGTCGTCGAGCGTCACCTGATGAACGGTGACGTCGTTCTGTTCAACAGGCAGCCGTCGCTCCACCGCATGTCGATAATGGCGCACTACGTTCGCGTGCTCCCCTACCGCACGTTCCGCCTGCACCCTGCTGTCTGCCCGCCCTACAACGCAGACTTCGACGGGGACGAGATGAACCTGCACGTACCCCAGGGCGAGGAGGCGCGCTCGGAGGCGCACGAGCTCATGAGCGTGCAGGGGCAGATAATATCGCCCAGATACGGCGGTCCCATAATAGGTGCGATAAGGGATTACCTGTCCGCCGGATATCTCCTCACGAAGGACGACACGCTGCTGGATCCGCAGACCTTCGCGTATCTCGCATATGAGGGAGGTTACACGGGTCCCCTCCCGGAGCCTGCGGTGAAGGATCCCACGCCGATGTACAGCGGGAAGCAGCTGTTTTCGCTCTTCCTCCCGCGCGGATTCAATTACGTACTGACTTCTAGGTGGGCCAAGAGCATGAGAAAGAGGCGCGACGTGGTCGTCAGGGATGGCCAGCTAGTGTCCGGGATAATCGATAAGGCGTCGATAGGGGCGGAGGAGCCCGATAGTCTACTCCACAGGATAGTGAAGGACTACGGGAACGAGGAGGCCAGGAGGTTCCTCAACTCGGTGCTCAAGGTCCTGAAGGAGTACATAACTGACAGGGGGTTCAGCTACGGATACGACGATCTGGAGATACCCGCTGACGTCAAGGCGCAGATAAAGGAGGCGGTGGACGAGGCGTACCGGAAGATACAGCAATACGTCGACGACTACATGAATGGGCGCATGACGCCCGTCAGGGGGCTCAGGCTCGAGGACGTGCTGGAGCAGAAGATAATGGACGCGCTGGGCGAGGCCAGGGATCGCGCTGGTGAGCTCCTGGAGCGCGTGCTCCCCAGCAACAATCCGGGCGTCATAATGAGCAGGACCGGCGCGCGCGGCAGCTCGCTGAACTTGGGGCAGATGATGGCGCTCCTGGGCCAGCAGGCGGTCAGGGGCAAGAGGATAAAGCGCGGATATAGGCACAGGCCGCTTCCTCACTTCAAGGAGGGGGAGCCCAGCCCCGACGCCTACGGCTTCGTGAAGTCCAGTTTCAGGGACGGACTGACGCCGATAGAGTTCTTCTATCACTCCATGGCTGGAAGGGAGGGTCTGGTGGACACCGCGGTCAGGACCCAGCAGAGCGGTTACATGCAGCGCAGGCTCGTGAACGCGATGGAGCATCTGAGGGTCGAGTATGATTACACCGTGCGTGATCCCGAGGGCAATATAATCCAGTTCACATACGGCGAGGATGGAATAGATCCGGCGAAGAGCGATCACGGGGAGGCCGTGAACCTAGATCGCCTCGCTGACACGATAATGCTGAACGACGACCCGAGCGAGCCCAGGGCGACGCAGGACGAGAAGGCCTCCATACTTTCAAAGTATGGAGGGGATCTCAATGAGCACGTACGCGACAAGCTAAGATCAGTTCTCATGTCCAGGGAGATGAGCGTCAAATCCGCGGAGGCAATATGCTCCCGCGCGATCCAGATGATAGATGCCGCCAGGATAGAGCCCGGGGAGGCCGCCGGGATCGTCTCCGCGCAATCCATAGGTGAGCCGGGAACCCAGATGACCCTCAGGACGTTCCACTTCGCAGGCGTGAAGGAGAAGGACGTGACACTTGGATTGCCCAGGCTCATAGAGCTCGTCGACGCCAGAAAGCAGCCGAGCACTCCGGTGATGGAGATATACTTGGACGAGGAGCACAGGCGTGACAGGGACAAGGCACTGGAGGTGGCGCGCGAGATACTGTTCACGCGCGTCGGAGATATAGCGTCGAGCGTGGAGATTGACTACTCGACGGGATCCGTCGTGATATCGCTCAACAGGGGACTCCTAGAGGACAGAGGCTGCACGGTGGAGGAGGTAGCGAAGGCACTCAGCGTGGGCAAGCGCAAGGTAGAATATGACTCTGATTCAGCAACGATATCAGTCTCGCTCGAGAGCTTCGACATAACGTCCCTCTATAGCCTCCGCGACAAGGTGTTGAGGACCCGCGTGAAGGGAATAGCTGGAATAAATCGCGTGAGCTTGGAGGAGAGGGACGGCGAGTGGGTGATAGTGACCTCCGGATCCGATCTCAGGAAGGTCTTCCAGATACCCGGCGTGGATCCCACCAGGACGAGGACGAACAGTATAAACGAGATAGCGATGGTCCTGGGGATAGAGGCCGCTAGACAGGCATTGATAGAGGAGATGCTGAGCACGCTTGAGGAACAGGGATTGGAAGTCGACGTGAGGCACATAATGCTGGTGGCGGATCTAATGACCCACAAGGGCATAGTGCAGCAGGTGGGCAGGCATGGGGTCGCGGGCACAAAGGCCAGCATACTGGCTAGGGCCGCGTTCGAGATAACCGTGCCGACGTTGGCGGAGGCCGCTGCCAAGGGCGAGACCGACGAGCTCAGAGGGGTGACCGAGAACGTTATAGTGGGCGGAATAATCCCCGTTGGCACGGGAATGGTCGACCTATATATGAGCTCAGCCGGGGAGGGTGGTGCACAATGA
- a CDS encoding ribosomal L7Ae/L30e/S12e/Gadd45 family protein produces MKDYIRSLSDFMQVVRRTGSAEYGLRSVKKHAGSAKLIITSNDLSQKEISDLEETVKSTRAVLIKLRDIAPAELGRAVGRQHPVRALAIISLGDADLEKFLESVKDLEESGALSVARSARRR; encoded by the coding sequence ATGAAGGATTACATAAGGAGCCTATCCGACTTCATGCAGGTGGTCAGGAGGACCGGCAGCGCCGAGTACGGCCTGCGCAGCGTGAAGAAGCACGCGGGTTCGGCGAAACTGATCATAACGTCGAACGACCTGAGCCAGAAGGAGATATCGGATCTGGAGGAGACGGTCAAGAGCACCAGGGCAGTCCTGATAAAGCTCAGGGACATTGCCCCGGCCGAATTGGGAAGGGCCGTGGGTAGACAGCATCCGGTCAGGGCGCTCGCCATAATATCCCTTGGAGACGCTGACCTGGAGAAGTTCTTGGAGTCCGTGAAGGATCTCGAGGAGTCTGGAGCGCTGAGCGTGGCCCGCTCCGCTAGGAGGAGGTGA